AATGCCGTGCATAtactgataaataaaatcagGATAGTATCTGCCCACATGGTTGCAAGATCAAACTTTTATTTACAGCTCGTGCAGTTCGATGCTATTACTcttcataataaaaattccagTTTAGAATCAACCAGAGAAGCTCTCTCTCAATGAACCGTATTTTTGTTATTGGAGTCGACGAAAAAACACGAAGGTGAACGTATTAAATAGTTGACATCGTGAAAAAGATCAACGACATATTGAATGAATATAtagtgtatatatgtgtatctaTGTTATTATTCATCAGCAGGTTGAAACGTGGTCTGTTTGAGGAGTTCCAAAATGCATCGATATTAGATCCGTTCTATGTAGCTGAACTTGCATAGTTCACTCTTTTTTCTCCAacgtaaaaggaaaaagaagaaagttgaATCAGCGCAAGAAATTCAggtgaaaaaaaaggaaaacatcACCCCgcgtattattttatcttttttattcatttggggcttctttcaccaatcttctttaatagagtcctatataaagagagaagcgacatcgaacccccaccacagtCTCCAGTATCCTACTAACCGTACCCAACACTCCAGCATCGCCATATTGTGACCGCTCTAATGTTCATCAAAcaccatttttaatataaacatattccGTCACTTGAAACATTCTGACACTTCAAACTGTTACACAATCATAAATGACATATTTTAACCATGTTTCTCTTCTCATTCAGTTTCAATTTTggataacctaacctaacctaatcatTAAGTGTCACTCTGCAAATAGCTGTGGTCAACATGGCTGCTCACTTACCCAATCAAAGTaacaatcagattaccaatcagatcttcggacatcaatgtcgttTCTCGCTTTGTATAGTTCTCTGGGCTTTTGCATACTTGCACAACTGTATGCATAAGGAAGTTGATTGATCCGTTagcatatgcataaagaaatggaCCAATTAATATGCATAcgattatgcagctatgcaaaagcctgtggGTCACTTTCACAATCTCCGGTTAAATTAACTGACCGGTTAAATGTCAACCGTGATTGGTTATTtttggtcaattttacttaacgacaaatgcgattggtcaattccgatagaaaaatcaACCAATTAAGTTAACTgaaggttgtgaaactggccctgaGTCGCGGCCTTAACCGATCGGTTAGTCCATTGGAATCGACCAATCACATTGCCTTGTGTGAAATATCAAATGCGATTAATCAATTCCAATAGCCTAACTTCTCGGTTAGCTTTAATcgagattggtgaaagaggctCTCTATTTGTTAAAGCAAACCGACCGTttagtccattggaattgaccaattgcattGCTTGTTATATGAAATGACAAacacgattggtcaattccaataaACTAACAGGTTGATTTGCATTGATAAAGATTGGTGAAAGTGGCCCATAGTCAAAAACATCAAAAAGATCAAGGACAAGATAAATTCTTACGACACCCGAATATTCCGAATACAAGAAAATACAAgacaataaaaacaaaaaaaatatgatgaTTCACTGTATTGCGATGTGTTTTGTGtctcttactagaaaatatctcaatagaaaatatattaaataattgatactAAAAAGTTCTACActacttaattattaatactatcaACATTATCTGGTTTATAATGTTATTCATCTTCTTGATATTCAGCGCACCTCTCCTTGACAAGTTTGATAGCAAACACGCGTGGTCTGCTTGGCTTTGGTTTCTTTTTTTGCACATATGTACTTTTGGGCTAGTCATTCATtcaattgtttcatattttgaaGATGCAATTATCACcgatgatttaattaattttatattttatgacaaTGAAGACAATAATGAATAGCagagttgggtaagttaatatattttttaaaccaaattaagttaatagcttataaaattaagttacatTCAAAATTGAATGAACAAAaattaactagttaaaagttatgttatgaaaaatcaaaagttaattttgaaaagtatttgtattaaattaaaaattcgcaagtttttaaagttagattattcaaaacaattataatatggaccataaaacaaatttaatattttatttgcaaagtttatatgaaataataaaaaatattgttttttatagaaatgtttttttttcataatttttttcttttacaaaaatacatttttattataggaaaaaagcaaattaaagtttatatgttttaaaaataactagttaaagtcaaaaattaaattatttaaaattaatgaaaacaagttaaaaattattaactttgtaactttattatttaaagtagaaagatattcgaccattactgtaacaaatattactcaaacaagaatgccttctacggtcgcagctagatctctGTGCTTGTATTGTGTGATTGTATATACTTTtctcaaattcaatgaactgcgtgccgaattattttttcagttgaatcataacacagctctacattgaacaagattaatatcacgtattattaagattgaaattaatattaaccctccccctccccctccttctaaaaaactgtaaagaaatttattgtgaaaaatatcattgaatttgaggaaagtatataaaatcacacaaacaatacaagcatggagacctagctgcgactgtagaaggcattcttgtttgagttatgtttattatttaacttgcAACAAACTTTTTAACCAAACTCATTTATTATCCAACCCAGAATTTAATACTGTTTGTTCAAAGCTcctttttagcaaaattttttaagctatcatttattttatttctgaatataaaaagcaaaaggtataaatatctaaaaaaaggtataaattaGGGTTGACGATTTCATCCGAATCTATGGATATCCGGATATCCGAGTATCCGGATAGTGATATTATCCGGATTCTATATCCGAATATTTCGGATAGAATATGAAGATCCGGATATCCGAATCAAtccggattattttttttcatcttatctAAAAAGTTTACAATTGGTATAAAAATCCGGATTCGGATTTGAAAATTGTGTTACAAAGAGAACGAAAAGTACCAGCTTGACATTGCCAGTGTCTGTTTATGTTGACACTCACACTCGCCGTTCGAAGGTTGAGCTCGCTAACACGCGGCTTTGAATTATCATTGTCTGGCAGCGTTATTGGCATTTAGAAAACGAAAATCTACTTATCAGTGTTTGAGAAGTGTACTATGTCAAAGAAGAGAAGTTGGGTATGGCAATATTGCACGGCTTCCGCAGACAAGCTTGAATATCTCAGTATACCCGCATCATCAGCTGGATCTGAAAGAGTGTTTTCCACGTGTGGAAACACTGTAACTATAAAAAGATGTTGCCTTGATCCTGCCAATGTCGATGTTCTTGTCTTTCTGTTCCAAAATTGGAATCTGTTTAATTAACTTGTttaattgaccaattaaaaaaatattattaagttatgaagttattattataaaacttctatatattatgtttttgttctatatattatgttttcgTTCTatgtcaagaaataaaaatttatctttataatgagatcttttttctataagaatcatctgaataacaaacaatttaatGGTTTGGATCCGAACGGCTTCAAATTTGGATCCGAAAGATCCGGATATCCGCTTCAATCGGATATTTAATCTCGGATCTATCTCTATCTCGGATATCCGAATATCCGGATAAACGGATAATCGTCAACCCTAGtataaatatcttcaaaaaatgttaaaaattgcatatttattctgaatattttaattaatatttcttgtcATGATAAGTCGTGTCTCATGTTAACAGATATTTGTCATGTCCTTCAActcattaattttgtaaatataaataaaatcttttctatTATATTGTGAGATCAATGTGTGTTGCACGATTTGAAACTTTTCCATTGatcttatacatttatatacaaacaaatgtcataattttattgtgtaaaatatgCTCTTGTGATTTTACAATTTCagtaagaaacaaaataaattataattgattccattgatataatattagaatttgtgaatgcaaaattattatttattattaaaacattgatAGACTAAATAAGCACTTTATGTATGTCacttattaatgaaaaaaagcaaatatGATTATTTGATAATTGCAAGCGAATACTATGATTactctatatataataaaaatgtataaacaagtgctacatatacatacaaatcTTTTATATGTAACACCTAAGAATGAAACAATATACACAAATTGGAGAAAATTCCCATTCAAGTTCTTATTCAAGTTCTTGTACTTGTATCCGTATTACTATAGATTAATACATCCTTTGTCGGTGATGCATGAAGTGTCTACCCGCGTGCCGTTCCAACTTCTCATTTCTCTCATTGTTACGACGATCCCAATGGTGATTACGCCTATTGTGATTTTGATTTTGGTTCTGATGCGACCAATCGTTTCTACGTGGCTTGTTGTACCAAGGATCCACGATTGGCGGCTTCTTCGGTTCCTGTGCCTTAATCTTCATAAAGTCACTGTCGTTCTCCGTGTAACGATTCTTGAACTCCTCCTCGCATTCCTCTACAAACTTCGCTTGTTCGCTTGTCAAAGTGATATCTGCCATGGTTATCCAATCTGCGGTTTGCGCAAcgaacataataaaatattaatgattaaaataattaaaatattataattgacgtaaatgagaaaattattgtaataacaaaaataaaacttacaattagaaacaTTTCACACTTTCGCTCGATTTAGCTTCTTATTATTCGCTGAAAATCGCTTAATATCTCACACGAGCTGTAAATAGTAAATAGAGGTTATGTTTCTCAAGCAACTTATCATTTTCATTGggcctgttctttttagctgaactagCTGCATTAGTTCagagtttatctttcttctttcatCGTGAAGGGAAGAAGATAAACTGTGAATTAGTGCAgtcagttcagctaaaaagaacagacctaTTAGCAAGACTGAACCAGAGCCAGACTAAGCAAGAAGGATTGAAGGATAGACGCTGAGTCTACTTTTTGTAATTGTACTTTCTGCACTCAAAATGGAGTAGGGAAAAAATTATAGACAAGTTATAAGTTCTATGAAGGCAATAAAGTGgaagaaaatttaagaattctgaataataaaataaggcGAAAATTAAgagtaacaaaattataatttatcattttttaattgtaaatatttaaatattcgcgCTTTAGGATATTTTACATGCATATATACACTCGGgagcaaaattaagggattaCCTATTCtaactccgaaaaataggcgtaattcaagagagcgtaactttgtcaaaaattatcgtaaaaaactttaaaaaaaagcattttaaagcttgaaatctctagtattgaaattgataagtcattaaacgatttacagattgtttacgaagttacgcggatttaaatggggatgcgtcaaatatcaaaattttttacaaattttgcaaaactacacgacgcaaaataaaaattgcacgcaaatgcggtttacagcattcgaaagcgtgaatttttacctttacctaatttacgtttttgttgagcgttctacaattttttttcactaagttaggcaacactgaagcaaaaatggccctttttgcttcaatgttgaataattcagtaaataaaaatcgtacaacgctcaacaaaaacgcaaattaaagataaaaattcacgctttcgaatgctgtaaactgcatttgtgtgcgattctTAATTCACGTAAAATAAACTCGCAAAgttcgtaataaattttgccgcatctttatttttatccgtatagctcCTTAAAAAATCAGgatatgttttcaaagtcgatattaaaagtgtatgcagaaacattaagctgtaaaatgcgtgttgaaacatttaatttatcatttttgttgatttatcatttttaatatttcactttGCTCATTGAGCCTTCATTAATTCATgttgcaaatttaaaataaatcggaaaaaatatggaaaagaattaatacattttttatttcataaattttataacaaattatacgtaaattatataatttaagatttaaataattttaataataaattgtctcTTCTTTGTGTATAacatttctaattgtaagtaaaatgtaaaacaaacgCATGCcaacagtttttattataatctgttttctttttattgataaattctGTATTCAGCatgtatttttgaattttattttacgatctTTGTGGACACATAAAATTAGGGGGatcgtatattatattacataattaattttaaatttaacaatgaatatatataataatatgtattgaTGTCAATATAATACTCATGTACACCAATAATAGATATATCACGCTAGTTGCgcatatttataattcattatatCACATGTTTTTTACATACTAAAAATCGACAATATCAAATCACATATATAAAAGATGTGCACCAACAAAACTTAATATTACGATTCACTTAATTATCTAATGTAAGTTTCTCCCACACACTTGTGATGCTTGCGCAGAAACGtgctgataaaaatataaaaaacatagaGTAACAACAGCATAAATgctttctaataaattgtatttataataattatttcttattttttaactagCGATCCATGCTAAGACAAAAATTATTCGCATAAAAGGCGAAAACTTCTAAAACGTAATTATAAACATCTGCAATATGCAGTACTTAAGCTTACAAAGTAACTGGATTCCTGTTACTTTCACTTATTAACGTTAAGTGTCATAATCACTAATGGTAACTAAATTTCAATGGCACTTGCTACTTTAGAGATTCttctgaatataaaaattattaataattgtaagaCTTGCATATTGGAAACCGTTGAGATAAAAGGTCGATGTCTATCCGACAATTAAGTTGAATTGTACCAAATAAGTAACCTACAATTATTAACGAATAGCATGAGTCATTGACACTGACTTCTTGGTAACTCttccaaataattttatgtatcacTGGAGTCAATAAATTCTCGTAATGCAACGACAaattaaacatgaaattttacataGGTGACCAAATTTTAAACTTGTTACACACTTCCGCTATAAATTGTAAACTTATTAGAGCCTTACCTATTATAtgagtattataaaattactggTACGAATAGTTGTAAACGTGATATCTCATCAATTTATgtcaatttgttaattaaaaagattatttaattaagaaaatatgtgTTTATAACAGCTGAAGAGAACTTAGTCGAAAGGgtctgtaatttttaatatacaattatatatatagttagaaagttattaagaaaataacatCTCACTTCGCTCGTTGATTAAcctattttgtataattaaaaatacgagccaaaaaaaaatttaatttataattttaagtacTTGCAATTATCCTtccttaattaaaaaactaatttcatATAACAgattttagaattataaaagttttaggtAGATGCAATCTCAAATACAGAAATCGTAAGTAAATTTGCCATCTAATTGATTCAGTAATCATTGAATCAATCGACAcatttaaaagacattttttcattattactaaatttttacttaaatttttcgattattaCTTAATTTACATTAGAGAAAGTCTTCGGTAGACGTTACTGTCGCTTCTATCAATAGCCCGAAATCTAATTCTGTAAGACTAGCtgcaaaacaaaaattacactttaaaagttaagacaataattaattgtattgaGAGCATCATTCAAGTAAATTTTACCTTTTGCAGTAAGTAAATCCAAAAAGGTATCTAATGGCGACAAACGATCTGCCGAAGGAAATGCTGCCAaacctgaaaataatttatatttattatcattataaaaattgtatttattcaaATGTTATTCGTATGTTCTGTATTTACTGTTATGATGATTACGATGTTGTAAAGTCCGACTGCCAATTCGACTCTGGGATACTTCACCGCACAGAATATTAGCGGCGTGTTCTCTGGCTCGCAACATTAAACTAACTGGATGCAGCCATTGATTCAAGAGTCTTTTCGCACGAGATCTTGGCAATAAGgacaacaattttaatttctgaacgacattttcttttgtatcaCTGATATCTAAATGGAAGATTTATCAGCTTATGTTAGAATATCCGTATCTAGATTATTAAAGAATTGTAGCATGCAGAAATACAATAATTGTTTGTTGTATATGTACCAGCTAAAATAACTTTGGTGACATCAACTTGAAGTTCAAATACTGAGCGTTCAATGTATTGCAGAAACATGGAGTATTTGAGAGTACGGTAGCCAAGATAAGTAAAAAACGATGCAAATCCCTGTGGTACTGGATAAGCGATGCTCTCTGTAGCGTATCTATATCGCTGTAAGAGCATAAACAGCAACCATCGTCTAGCTTCATCTAATTGGTCTCtgcaaaaaatatgaaaatattctatGCAATTATGAAACAGGTAAATGCTCAAGTTTCGTTTCAGATACAATACAACTTTGATATACTAATAATGTAAAATggcatctaataaataaattatatgaatatacgTTCATTTATTAagtcataattaatatatgcgATATGTAAAATTGTGTTAGAGATCAGCTTACACG
The window above is part of the Solenopsis invicta isolate M01_SB chromosome 8, UNIL_Sinv_3.0, whole genome shotgun sequence genome. Proteins encoded here:
- the LOC105193690 gene encoding RNA guanine-N7 methyltransferase activating subunit, whose product is MADITLTSEQAKFVEECEEEFKNRYTENDSDFMKIKAQEPKKPPIVDPWYNKPRRNDWSHQNQNQNHNRRNHHWDRRNNERNEKLERHAGRHFMHHRQRMY